In Salarias fasciatus chromosome 4, fSalaFa1.1, whole genome shotgun sequence, the DNA window TTACATAGCTGTAAACATTGAAACAGAGGTGCctttttcattcaaacatttaGAGCAGGTATCAGGGATTTTGGCCAACATGATGGAGCATGATGGGAGTTATGGACTGTCTCATTAACTATTTATGCTGCAGCAGTGTAAgtcttgtgttgtttgtttctgtgcctTTAACAAGCTTCATTCCAGCCTCCCTTGTCTGTTTCTTCCTGCATGTCCTTCTTCTAGCCGAGTTTACAGTTTTTCAGTTCTGTGTGCAATCAGTAAATTATAATATCTGAAAATGTAGCCTTTCCCTCCAGGTCTGATCAGGGTGTTGGATgaattatttctgtttcttgaTGACATGTAACTTTTTAACTAATGCAAatattttgataaataaataaataatgtgtttttggaAGTTGCTATCTCTGATATCGGGACTCAAAGCTAATTACAGAGATCCCTTATTTTCTGCACTAGTTTGTTATTCAGTCATCTAAATCCCCCCAACTTGTTACCTGGCGTGCCTGGGATGCAGCTGTTGATAACATTGCACTGTTGGGTCACACCAGATGCTGCTTGGTCTGCAGGATGAGCGTTCAGTCAGGGGCTTGATTGGTTTTAATATCAGTTATTAAAGCTAGTCTTTATGAGTCTGGAAGGGTTCCTTTCATAAAAGATTCTTTGTGCGTATCAAGAAGAGGTTTTACAAGTTGTGTCTAAAATGTTTTAGAGTTCTATTGGTAATCCATTTGCGTTCATCAAACACCGATTCCTCATCAACATATTGAATTTCAAAAGTGGGGAGTGTATTTAGTTAGCACTAATTAAAGTAGAGAGAAGTTTGCCACAGTTTGCTCACTGAGCTGCCATCTGGGCCGTGGTCACATGACTCCCTCATCTCAACTCCTGGGTTCTTTCTTCCAGCGGGACGTCACTGGAGTGTGAGCTGGAGGGGAGGcggcagagtgaggaggaggacgacgacgacggcgaggacaccagctcctccagccaGGAGTTTGAAGACGTGGCCCTCCGAGAGGAGAAGGCTCTCTCCGACTCTGAAATCAAGgtgctgtctcctcctctgtctgctgaaTGAGCCGTTTGGAGTCGGTGCTTTTATTTCGGcttgttttttgtgtctttattttgtttgtttctcacacacacacacacacacactgcaaagaTGCAGCCTGAGGAGAaggccctgtctctctctctccatgtaCAGGCCAAACAAAGGTGAAGCATTTCCTTTGTTTCAGTCCAaataaagagatatttttagtcGGTTTAAAATGAGCAGTGGGTTCGAACTTGGGACGTTCTGGCCGTGAACTTCTCTGGCGACTTATTAAATTGTCATTAAATAGttgaaaaagtcaaaacactCCAATCTGACAGAGTTGAAGCTCTATCCCAGAAGTGCTTGTCTGAAGAGCTGTTTGCTCCCTGGAATCACATCCTTCGGCGATTATTGTGGATCTGAAATGAACGAAGCTCTTTGCAGTTGTTTTGGCGCCTCGGTGGGTCCGGTTGGATTCTGACGCCGTTTCCTCAGCTGTGAATGAGGCTCGGTGGTGGCTCtgctgtggaggactggatgcTGCTTTGAAAGTTTGCAGCTGCTGCCTCTTCAGGCGGCGTGCCGTCGTAACAACATTGAGCCGTTGCCGGATGGATTTCGTCTTCATTGTACTTTTCTGCCTGTAGttactcgtgtgtgtgtgtgtgtttgtgtgtgtgatctctCAGGTGGTGCGGAAGCTGGAGGAACCTGGAAAAGTTTCTTCTATCAGGATTCGGAAGACTTTACCCAAACCCCAGAACAACCTGACTCCGATGGGCCTCCCTAAACCCGTCAGGTGCGGCGCTCGGACCTCTCTCCACCTGTTCAGTCTTCCAGTCGTGGCTCGTGTGTTTAACTGCATTTGAATCATGAAGTCTTTTCTGTCTCGCTTCATTTCTCCGGGGCAGATTCTGACCCGGTCTTTCTGAACCCTGGTCGATGTGTTTCCATGCGTGCTGCGTGTCGTCTGGCCACGACCCGCTGGTCGATATTCAGACTGATGACACGAGGCTCAtgtttttccctccacaggctgaagaagaagcagttCAGTCTGGAGGAAATTTACACCAATAAGAATTTCAGCAAACCTCCTGAAAGGTGAGGCCGTGGcctggccacacacacacacacacacgcacacgcacacgcacacacgcacacacgcacacacgcagactttaacacacacacgcagactttaacacacacacgcagacttTAACACACATAACTGCACTCCGACGGGCTGAATTGCCCCATTGCCACCTTTTCCCTTTAGACTTTGGCTGGAGACTGTCTTTATGACCacgtgaagcttttctgaaccGTTTCAACGTTCAGCCTCACTCCAGACAGAGGAATCCGGAATCCGTCGGGCCAAAACAGCCTCTGAGAAAAatacctttttcttttccctgttCAGTCGGACCGCGTGAAGGATAAATGTCTGAACTGATGAGGCTCCTGCTGTCGACAGGCTTTTCCCTCCTGTTCAGAATCAAACCACCGCTTCCAAAACATCTCATGCATGAGTTTACCTGACAATGTTCTCGATATTCCAGTGGTTTAGACAGATTTCCCTACATGCTCTGTTCACAGTGCGCTGACAGGGTTAGTGATCTGGTTGCTTAGCAACAGCCGTGAGCAGATCGCTGCGGAGTTCAGTACCTGTAGAGGAAGTGAGACCGGAGCATCAGTTGGAAGGAATGTGGCTGCGTGGAGACGCCCATGAATCAGCGTGGCAGTGAGCTGCATCTCCGAACCGGGCGCTCATAATCACCGACACGCACGTTAACGTGGGGCAGCAGGTCGGGAGTATCGCTGGAGTCGTGTCTCCATGACGACGGGCGCAGGATTCAGACGACCATTTCCAGCTGATCTTCATcatcataaaacaaaatgaTGGTGAATATAGATCTTGAGTCTGTCACTTTTTTTGATCaaaagagcctttttttttatgattttctgtgaaataaaattTGTGCAGAGCCACAAAACACTCATGTTCTATAAAATTAATCTACATACTAAAAAATGcttttctgtcatgtttcatGGCTGCAGTTCAGATTTATAttcgtcctttttttttttttgcttttgcagcCAATTTGAccagtttttcctttttgttttgattttcccCATTTAATTTATACGAGTTTCAGGTATATTGGCAGGTTTAGCCCTGTTCCGCTGTCCCACTCATCAGAGCCCCGCCGCTCTGTGCTTCTCTGTCAGACTAACATGTTGGTGTTTACCGTTAAAGTCCACTTTCAGGCGTTCTGATGCAGCAGTGAGGTTTTTAACACGTCACGACAGGAAACCGCGCTCAGCGCTGCGTCATCCAGCTGTAAACGCTCTTCTGTCTCTAATCCAGCCGTCTGGAGACCATCTTCGAGGTTCCCCTCAACCGCAAGAACGGCTCCGAGTCCTGGTTCGGCCAGAGGCGGCTCAAGAGGTTCCTGACCTTCCTGGAGGGCGGCGAGCCCAGGAAGCCCAAGAAGCCCCTCGCCGGCGGCGGCAAGGccggcggctcctcctcctccgcctcccggcCGCGGCGGGGCGGCTTTGCCAAAGAAGAGGCGCCGCTGGGCGCGCAGGACGTGGACTCGCTGCTGTGCTCCAAGCTGGAGCAGCTCAACCTGTGGCTGATCCACGACCAGCGGGACAGCTGACACTTCCAAGTTCCAGTTCTCCCTCCGTCCGCTCGCCCCCTCGGCTTCACGCCACGCCGCCGTCAGATCGGGCCTCCGCTCGCTTCTGCTGATCAGCTGGAAGCGTTGCCTTCCTGTTGCACTGTCCGTTCAGAAGCTCTCTGCTCGTCCTTCACCCAGGCAgctattttctttctctttcagtcATAAATGCTGAAGTtttgaaacttttaaaaagtgtgcCAGCAAGAGATTTTGCGCTCAAGTTTCCCCTGCGCTCGGGCGCCCGGCGGCCAGCTGTTTGTGGGGAGTTTAAATTGGCACTACAGGGTTTGAAAGGTCCGCCGCCGGCTGCTTCTGCCCGAGCTTCTCTGgattgtttctgtttgtatcgACTTCACGTCAAACTACCTATGGAGAATGAAATAATATTCCTTCTTCACGCAAAGTGGTCATAAGGTTGCCTTAACTGTAAACTTTGTTCATATAgatgttttgggggtttttttgtagaaatttttaatcatgtttattGTTTTCTACCGAGGCCTGTCAAGATGCTTCAATCAACTCAAGAGCACAAACActtttggtcatttttattACAAAACTGCTTCCGTTCGATATAAAAGTGTGGATCCGCGCGATGTGTTCAAGCGAAACACGGTAACAATGCAATAAAGCAGCGATGGTGCGTTGACTGCCGTCCGTAAATCCAGCCGAGACCCGATCCTCACGTCAGACGCTCTTCACAGATCTGCAGCCGACACTCAGGACCGGGTCCTCACTGGACAGTGACACTCATTAtcttctgtgcgtgtgtgtgtgtgtgtgtgtgtgtgcgtgtgcgtgtgcgtgtgtgtcacgTAGTGTTACGTTCTAAAGTAGAGGCAATGCTGGATTTTGTATGTTCATTCAGGATCTGTCCCGATatcattaaataaatattacaGTATACAAAATGTGTTTAGTACCTTTTTCAGGAGTCGGTGTTTAAATAATTAACATGCAACAAAAAGGAAGAGTAAAAGTCCACAGGCGTTTGGAGACTCGTCTTTCAGTCCCGGTTTGGCCGCTTTCACAGTTCTTGGGGTTTTCTCAGCGTTGGGCTCCaaagaaagcaggaaaaatTCACTTCCATCCCTGTTTTGGTTCGGCGCTCCAGTTCCTCGTCACGTCCAAGCTTTGCTCCGCCGTCTCTCTTCTTGTGGAGGAACTCTTCTTCACAAGTTTTTAAGTGAATGAACGTCTTCGTACTTTCTGATGTCCAGAGTCCGTCGTCCAGACGTTCCATTACTTTGGTCAGTAAGCTCATGGGAACTCTTAAACTTGTTTTATCAGTCACCAGACGGGGTTTCTCGTTTAACCTCGGCTGTCTCTTTCGTTTCCGAGGAGGGAGTTCAGTTTATGAAAGTGAGGACATACGAGATGAGGACCGTCAGCGCAGGGATCAACGCCAGTATGAAGATAAACGTCCCGATGGAGATGATGCTGAGTTTTTTTGCTCGCCGTGAAAGCGTCAGCGCCGCCTCCGGGTCCTTGGCCGCCATCGTCTCGGCCTGTGAAGACAACGGCGTTTTAGAGTTACGGCTGAATCGGCACCGCAAGAGCAAAATATTATTTGAGCATGTGAGTAAAGTTCATCAGAgggagaacagagacagacgagCCTCTAGGCAGTCGACCCCAAACATTCTGGACTGGGAGGAAGAGAAAACCTCCACATGTCAGAGGACATGTTAACGACGCACAAACACCGGATCAGACGCCATCCTCCGattttcaaacagctgcagccgTGCGGAGAATTTATATATCAACGAAGCAATAACTAACGCTATATATGGATTCATTCAgtgaccaaaattgaacttgaCCTTGAATCCAATCGAGCTCACATCTGGTCCACAACAAGCAGTGGACTCCGACTCTCTAGTGCCGCGGGAAACTTAGGGCCTGTTTGCATGTTAAGGATTTCGAGTGAAAATGCCAAACTTCAGTGGcattttgggcgtctgtttacatgacaacggtgctaaAAACGCAGCTTTCAGAAGACGGCTCCCGTTCTTCCCCATCGTCCTGTCCGCCTTAGAAGAAACTCGGATGATGAAGTACCTTGACCGAGTCGATGAGCGCTCTGTACCCGATGCAGGAGCACCCGCAGACGATGCTGCAGACCGCCAGCCTCCTGTAGTGCCGGTCGTTACAGCAGAACGCTGAATCCtgtcggccgccgccgccgccgtcctgctcGTTCCCCAGCCCAGGAACCATGTTCAGAGGGACCTCCTCCACGTCCGCCGCCGCTCGGACCTGAGGCGAGGCCAGGCGGTTCAGGGGGATCAG includes these proteins:
- the LOC115387102 gene encoding transmembrane protein 265 yields the protein MSNAVDAVVPMDAVDEPELIPLNRLASPQVRAAADVEEVPLNMVPGLGNEQDGGGGGRQDSAFCCNDRHYRRLAVCSIVCGCSCIGYRALIDSVKAETMAAKDPEAALTLSRRAKKLSIISIGTFIFILALIPALTVLISYVLTFIN